One part of the Arabidopsis thaliana chromosome 4, partial sequence genome encodes these proteins:
- a CDS encoding uncharacterized protein (unknown protein; BEST Arabidopsis thaliana protein match is: unknown protein (TAIR:AT1G80610.1); Has 63 Blast hits to 59 proteins in 12 species: Archae - 0; Bacteria - 0; Metazoa - 6; Fungi - 0; Plants - 53; Viruses - 0; Other Eukaryotes - 4 (source: NCBI BLink).), whose protein sequence is MKKVTSSKIPAKDDWVAVAITDDDLVVELLLRLKHAGTVVSDNPAVILPPLRWGIRQRRSRSSRFGGGGGVLVSLKKDVDSVRASPKTPLSWSGGSGSGGGSASPSADGFEDNSRQASCSTSTGSGSKVFPTNEITSCFSKRLKKRKSSFELKNEENLKLKERLDLEKEIASLRATFDEQNLRNQKLKRIKLDLNSGRVTNKKPVDLIRKSQLERLQGSKSCKTSDSQNQGSFFVLPDLNMAPSEEEILYGTS, encoded by the exons ATGAAGAAGGTTACATCGTCTAAGATTCCGGCCAAGGATGATTGGGTGGCTGTAGCGATAACTGACGACGATTTGGTCGTTGAGCTTCTTTTACGGCTGAAGCATGCCGGAACGGTAGTGTCGGATAATCCGGCGGTGATTCTCCCTCCGTTGCGGTGGGGAATCCGTCAACGACGGTCTCGTTCCTCAAGATTTGGTGGCGGCGGCGGCGTTCTCGTTTCCTTGAAGAAAGATGTCGATTCCGTTAGAGCCAGTCCGAAGACTCCTCTCTCGTGGAGCGGCGGATCTGGAAGTGGTGGCGGCTCTGCTTCTCCTTCCGCCGATGGATTCGAGGATAACAGTCGCCAAGCTAGCTGCTCTACATCTACAGGATCTGGATCTAAG gttTTTCCCACAAACGAAATCACCAGTTGTTTCTccaagagattgaagaagaggaag TCATCTTTTGAGCTTAAAAATGAAGAGAACTTGAAGTTGAAGGAGAGACTTGACCTTGAAAAG GAGATTGCAAGTCTCCGAGCAACATTCGATGAACAAAACCTTAGGAACCAAAAGCTGAAGAGGATTAAG ctTGACTTAAACTCAGGCCGTGTCACAAACAAGAAACCTGTTGATTTGATTCGTAAATCACAACTCGAGCGGCTACAGGGATCAAAATCTTGCAAAACCAGTGACTCGCAAAATCAGGGGAGTTTCTTCGTCCTCCCTGATCTCAACATGGCGCCATCCGAGGAAGAGATATTGTACGGAACTAGCTAA
- the HSL1 gene encoding HSI2-like 1 (HSI2-like 1 (HSL1); CONTAINS InterPro DOMAIN/s: Transcriptional factor B3 (InterPro:IPR003340), Zinc finger, CW-type (InterPro:IPR011124); BEST Arabidopsis thaliana protein match is: high-level expression of sugar-inducible gene 2 (TAIR:AT2G30470.1); Has 1397 Blast hits to 1364 proteins in 123 species: Archae - 0; Bacteria - 0; Metazoa - 122; Fungi - 0; Plants - 1204; Viruses - 0; Other Eukaryotes - 71 (source: NCBI BLink).), protein MESIKVCMNALCGAASTSGEWKKGWPMRSGDLASLCDKCGCAYEQSIFCEVFHAKESGWRECNSCDKRLHCGCIASRFMMELLENGGVTCISCAKKSGLISMNVSHESNGKDFPSFASAEHVGSVLERTNLKHLLHFQRIDPTHSSLQMKQEESLLPSSLDALRHKTERKELSAQPNLSISLGPTLMTSPFHDAAVDDRSKTNSIFQLAPRSRQLLPKPANSAPIAAGMEPSGSLVSQIHVARPPPEGRGKTQLLPRYWPRITDQELLQLSGQYPHLSNSKIIPLFEKVLSASDAGRIGRLVLPKACAEAYFPPISLPEGLPLKIQDIKGKEWVFQFRFWPNNNSRMYVLEGVTPCIQSMQLQAGDTVTFSRTEPEGKLVMGYRKATNSTATQMFKGSSEPNLNMFSNSLNPGCGDINWSKLEKSEDMAKDNLFLQSSLTSARKRVRNIGTKSKRLLIDSVDVLELKITWEEAQELLRPPQSTKPSIFTLENQDFEEYDEPPVFGKRTLFVSRQTGEQEQWVQCDACGKWRQLPVDILLPPKWSCSDNLLDPGRSSCSAPDELSPREQDTLVRQSKEFKRRRLASSNEKLNQSQDASALNSLGNAGITTTGEQGEITVAATTKHPRHRAGCSCIVCSQPPSGKGKHKPSCTCTVCEAVKRRFRTLMLRKRNKGEAGQASQQAQSQSECRDETEVESIPAVELAAGENIDLNSDPGASRVSMMRLLQAAAFPLEAYLKQKAISNTAGEQQSSDMVSTEHGSSSAAQETEKDTTNGAHDPVN, encoded by the exons ATGGAGTCAATAAAGGTTTGCATGAACGCACTGTGCGGAGCGGCCTCTACGTCGGGCGAGTGGAAAAAAGGCTGGCCTATGCGATCCGGTGATTTAGCTTCTCTCTGCGATAAGTGTGG GTGTGCATACGAGCAATCCATATTCTGTGAAGTGTTCCATGCCAAGGAATCTGGTTGGAGAGAGTGTAATTCATGTGACAAG CGTCTTCACTGTGGATGCATTGCTTCTAGATTTATGATGGAGCTTCTAGAGAATGGTGGTGTTACCTGTATAAGTTGCGCCAAGAAATCCGGACTAATTTCT ATGAATGTGAGCCATGAATCTAACGGTAAGGACTTCCCCTCATTTGCTTCAGCAGAGCATGTAGGCAGTGTTCTTGAGAGGACAAATCTCAAGCACTTGCTTCACTTTCAAAGAATCGACCCCActcattcttctcttcaaatgaaacaagaagaatcGCTGCTTCCTTCCAGCCTAGATGCTCTTAGACACAAAACTGAAAGGAAAGAATTGTCTGCACAGCCAAACTTGAGCATTTCACTTGGACCTACGCTTATGACAAGCCCATTTCATGATGCTGCTGTTGATGACAGAAGTAAGACTAATTCGATTTTCCAACTGGCCCCTCGGTCCAGGCAGCTGCTTCCAAAACCTGCAAATTCAGCTCCCATTGCTGCTGGCATGGAGCCTAGTGGGAGCCTGGTGTCACAGATTCATGTCGCTCGGCCTCCTCCAGAAGGTCGCGGGAAGACCCAATTGCTTCCCCGTTACTGGCCTAGGATTACTGACCAAGAGCTGCTGCAATTATCTGGACAGTATCCTCATCT CTCAAATTCCAAAATTATACCACTCTTTGAAAAAGTTCTGAGTGCGAGCGATGCGGGTCGTATTGGTCGACTGGTTCTTCCGAAAGCATGTGCAGAG GCATATTTCCCCCCTATATCTCTACCCGAGGGTCTCCCGTTAAAGATACAAGACATAAAAGGGAAAGAATGGGTGTTCCAGTTCAGGTTTTGGCCTAATAATAACAGCAGGATGTACGTTTTGGAGGGTGTGACTCCTTGCATACAGTCCATGCAGTTGCAAGCTGGTGACACTG TAACATTCAGCCGTACAGAACCTGAAGGAAAACTCGTAATGGGATACCGTAAAGCGACGAACTCTACAGCGACACAG ATGTTCAAGGGAAGCAGTGAACCCAATCTGAACATGTTTTCCAACAGCTTGAATCCGGGATGTGGTGACATCAATTGGTCTAAACTAGAGAAGTCTGAGGACATGGCAAAGGATAACTTATTTCTTCAGTCGTCCTTAACTTCTGCTAGGAAACGGGTTCGGAACATTGGGACTAAGAGCAAGCGTCTGCTCATTGATAGCGTAGATGTTCTGGAACTGAAAATAACTTGGGAGGAGGCACAGGAGCTGTTGCGGCCTCCCCAATCCACCAAACCCAGCATCTTTACGCTGGaaaatcaagattttgaagaatatGAC GAACCACCAGTTTTCGGGAAGAGGACCCTTTTTGTCTCACGTCAAACAGG GGAACAAGAGCAATGGGTGCAGTGTGATGCTTGTGGGAAATGGCGACAGCTGCCGGTGGATATTCTTCTTCCACCAAAGTGGTCGTGCTCTGATAATCTCTTGGATCCTGGCAG GTCTTCATGTTCCGCACCTGATGAACTCTCTCCAAGAGAACAGGATACACTTGTCCGGCAGAGCAAAG AGTTCAAAAGGAGGAGACTGGCATCATCAAACGAAAAGCTAAACCAGTCGCAGGATGCATCTGCTCTGAATAGTTTAGGAAATGCAGGCATCACCACAACCGGTGAACAGGGGGAAATCACGGTTGCAGCCACGACCAAGCATCCAAGACACCGGGCAGGGTGTTCGTGCATCGTCTGCAGCCAACCACCGAGCGGAAAAGGCAAACACAAGCCGTCATGCACTTGCACTGTGTGCGAGGCAGTGAAGAGACGATTCAGGACGCTCATGCTGCGGAAGCGGAACAAAGGAGAGGCAGGACAGGCAAGCCAGCAGGCGCAGTCACAGTCAGAGTGCAGGGACGAGACAGAAGTGGAGAGCATTCCAGCGGTTGAACTAGCCGCAGGGGAAAACATCGACTTGAACTCAGACCCGGGGGCTTCCCGAGTAAGCATGATGAGGCTTCTCCAAGCTGCAGCGTTTCCTCTGGAAGCATATCTGAAACAAAAGGCTATTTCCAATACAGCAGGAGAACAGCAAAGCAGTGATATGGTCAGCACAGAACACGGTTCGTCCTCAGCCGCACAAGAAACTGAGAAAGACACAACAAATGGAGCTCATGATCCTGTGAACTAA
- the KNAT5 gene encoding homeobox protein knotted-1-like 5: protein MSFNSSHLLPPQEDLPLRHFTDQSQQPPPQRHFSETPSLVTASFLNLPTTLTTADSDLAPPHRNGDNSVADTNPRWLSFHSEMQNTGEVRSEVIDGVNADGETILGVVGGEDWRSASYKAAILRHPMYEQLLAAHVACLRVATPVDQIPRIDAQLSQLHTVAAKYSTLGVVVDNKELDHFMSHYVVLLCSFKEQLQHHVCVHAMEAITACWEIEQSLQSLTGVSPSESNGKTMSDDEDDNQVESEVNMFDGSLDGSDCLMGFGPLVPTERERSLMERVKKELKHELKQGFKEKIVDIREEIMRKRRAGKLPGDTTSVLKEWWRTHSKWPYPTEEDKAKLVQETGLQLKQINNWFINQRKRNWNSNSSTSSTLTKNKRKR from the exons ATGTCGTTTAACAGCTCCCACCTCCTTCCTCCACAAGAAGACCTTCCTCTCCGACACTTCACCGATCAATCACAGCAACCTCCGCCGCAGCGTCACTTCTCTGAAACACCTTCGCTTGTCACCGCCAGTTTCCTCAACCTCCCTACCACCCTTACCACTGCGGATTCCGATCTCGCTCCTCCGCACCGCAACGGAGACAATTCCGTTGCTGATACAAACCCACGCTGGCTCTCCTTTCATTCGGAGATGCAAAATACTGGAGAAGTACGTTCTGAAGTTATCGACGGAGTCAACGCCGATGGTGAAACGATACTCGGCGTTGTAGGAGGTGAAGATTGGCGGAGTGCTAGCTATAAGGCGGCGATTTTAAGACATCCGATGTACGAGCAGCTTCTTGCGGCTCACGTGGCTTGCCTTAGGGTTGCGACTCCCGTTGACCAGATTCCGAGGATCGATGCTCAGCTCAGTCAGTTGCATACCGTCGCCGCGAAATACTCCACTCTTGGTGTGGTTGTTGACAACAAGGAACTTGATCATTTCATG TCACATTATGTTGTCTTGTTATGTTCATTTAAAGAACAACTCCAACACCACGTTTGTGTCCATGCAATGGAAGCCATTACGGCTTGTTGGGAGATTGAACAATCACTGCAATCCCTAACTG GAGTTTCTCCAAGTGAAAGTAATGGTAAGACAATGTcggatgatgaagatgataatcAAGTAGAGAGCGAGGTGAACATGTTTGATGGAAGTTTGGACGGTTCAGATTGCTTGATGGGGTTTGGTCCTCTTGTTCCAaccgagagagagagatctttgATGGAACGTGTGAAGAAAGAACTGAAGCATGAGCTTAAACAG GGTTTCAAAGAGAAGATTGTGGACATAAGAGAAGAGATAATGAGGAAGAGAAGGGCGGGAAAGTTGCCAGGAGATACGACTTCTGTACTCAAAGAATGGTGGCGAACTCACTCGAAATGGCCATACCCAACT GAGGAAGATAAGGCAAAACTGGTTCAAGAAACCGGTTTGCAGTTGAAACAGATCAACAATTGGTTCATCAACCAGAGGAAAAGAAACTGGAACAGCAACTCTTCCACGTCATCTACTCTCACCAAGAACAAACGTAAACGGTAA
- a CDS encoding serine/arginine repetitive matrix-like protein (unknown protein; FUNCTIONS IN: molecular_function unknown; INVOLVED IN: biological_process unknown; LOCATED IN: chloroplast; EXPRESSED IN: 24 plant structures; EXPRESSED DURING: 15 growth stages; BEST Arabidopsis thaliana protein match is: unknown protein (TAIR:AT2G25250.1); Has 65 Blast hits to 65 proteins in 19 species: Archae - 0; Bacteria - 0; Metazoa - 3; Fungi - 8; Plants - 54; Viruses - 0; Other Eukaryotes - 0 (source: NCBI BLink).) has protein sequence MGVAVLNPQDCLKDPFSHMKQHRNPSACPNRQKKTVSNNRTRRSPPRSQSSRSSSPPVAPPLPPPRAAVSAFVPKGTLKKSLSNTVAVSQVRILKRGEEIPKETSDLVVEMSDLGSTRRIGPDPGLIPGQIRLSGRKSKSAPFYAGPVTMTSPPPSDVPLPAFFTKKATNDLIRILRLDIA, from the coding sequence ATGGGCGTCGCTGTTCTAAATCCCCAGGATTGCTTGAAAGATCCATTCTCTCACATGAAACAACATCGTAATCCTAGCGCATGTCCCAACAGGCAGAAGAAGACGGTCTCCAACAACCGTACACGCCGGAGTCCTCCTCGTAGTCAATCCTCcagatcttcttctcctcctgtAGCGCCGCCGCTTCCTCCTCCTCGTGCGGCTGTCTCTGCTTTCGTTCCAAAGGGAACCCTTAAGAAGAGTCTTAGCAATACCGTTGCCGTTAGCCAGGTGAGAATCCTTAAGCGCGGCGAAGAAATCCCCAAGGAGACTTCAGATCTGGTTGTGGAAATGTCAGATCTGGGATCTACTCGTCGGATTGGACCAGATCCGGGTTTGATTCCGGGTCAGATCCGTTTATCTGGCCGCAAATCGAAATCAGCACCGTTTTACGCCGGTCCTGTGACCATGACCTCGCCGCCTCCTAGCGATGTCCCGCTTCCAGCTTTCTTCACGAAGAAGGCAACAAATGATCTCATCAGGATCCTTCGCCTAGACATCGCCTGA
- the KNAT5 gene encoding homeobox protein knotted-1-like 5 (KNOTTED1-like homeobox gene 5 (KNAT5); CONTAINS InterPro DOMAIN/s: ELK (InterPro:IPR005539), KNOX1 (InterPro:IPR005540), Homeobox (InterPro:IPR001356), Homeodomain-like (InterPro:IPR009057), KNOX2 (InterPro:IPR005541), Homeodomain-related (InterPro:IPR012287); BEST Arabidopsis thaliana protein match is: KNOTTED1-like homeobox gene 3 (TAIR:AT5G25220.2); Has 6199 Blast hits to 6196 proteins in 330 species: Archae - 0; Bacteria - 0; Metazoa - 2065; Fungi - 300; Plants - 3657; Viruses - 0; Other Eukaryotes - 177 (source: NCBI BLink).), producing MSFNSSHLLPPQEDLPLRHFTDQSQQPPPQRHFSETPSLVTASFLNLPTTLTTADSDLAPPHRNGDNSVADTNPRWLSFHSEMQNTGEVRSEVIDGVNADGETILGVVGGEDWRSASYKAAILRHPMYEQLLAAHVACLRVATPVDQIPRIDAQLSQLHTVAAKYSTLGVVVDNKELDHFMSHYVVLLCSFKEQLQHHVCVHAMEAITACWEIEQSLQSLTGVSPSESNGKTMSDDEDDNQVESEVNMFDGSLDGSDCLMGFGPLVPTERERSLMERVKKELKHELKQGFKEKIVDIREEIMRKRRAGKLPGDTTSVLKEWWRTHSKWPYPTEEDKAKLVQETGLQLKQINNWFINQRKRNWNSNSSTSSTLTKNKRKRTGKS from the exons ATGTCGTTTAACAGCTCCCACCTCCTTCCTCCACAAGAAGACCTTCCTCTCCGACACTTCACCGATCAATCACAGCAACCTCCGCCGCAGCGTCACTTCTCTGAAACACCTTCGCTTGTCACCGCCAGTTTCCTCAACCTCCCTACCACCCTTACCACTGCGGATTCCGATCTCGCTCCTCCGCACCGCAACGGAGACAATTCCGTTGCTGATACAAACCCACGCTGGCTCTCCTTTCATTCGGAGATGCAAAATACTGGAGAAGTACGTTCTGAAGTTATCGACGGAGTCAACGCCGATGGTGAAACGATACTCGGCGTTGTAGGAGGTGAAGATTGGCGGAGTGCTAGCTATAAGGCGGCGATTTTAAGACATCCGATGTACGAGCAGCTTCTTGCGGCTCACGTGGCTTGCCTTAGGGTTGCGACTCCCGTTGACCAGATTCCGAGGATCGATGCTCAGCTCAGTCAGTTGCATACCGTCGCCGCGAAATACTCCACTCTTGGTGTGGTTGTTGACAACAAGGAACTTGATCATTTCATG TCACATTATGTTGTCTTGTTATGTTCATTTAAAGAACAACTCCAACACCACGTTTGTGTCCATGCAATGGAAGCCATTACGGCTTGTTGGGAGATTGAACAATCACTGCAATCCCTAACTG GAGTTTCTCCAAGTGAAAGTAATGGTAAGACAATGTcggatgatgaagatgataatcAAGTAGAGAGCGAGGTGAACATGTTTGATGGAAGTTTGGACGGTTCAGATTGCTTGATGGGGTTTGGTCCTCTTGTTCCAaccgagagagagagatctttgATGGAACGTGTGAAGAAAGAACTGAAGCATGAGCTTAAACAG GGTTTCAAAGAGAAGATTGTGGACATAAGAGAAGAGATAATGAGGAAGAGAAGGGCGGGAAAGTTGCCAGGAGATACGACTTCTGTACTCAAAGAATGGTGGCGAACTCACTCGAAATGGCCATACCCAACT GAGGAAGATAAGGCAAAACTGGTTCAAGAAACCGGTTTGCAGTTGAAACAGATCAACAATTGGTTCATCAACCAGAGGAAAAGAAACTGGAACAGCAACTCTTCCACGTCATCTACTCTCACCAAGAACAAACGTAAACG GACCGGGAAGTCGTAG
- the HSL1 gene encoding HSI2-like 1, producing MESIKVCMNALCGAASTSGEWKKGWPMRSGDLASLCDKCGCAYEQSIFCEVFHAKESGWRECNSCDKRLHCGCIASRFMMELLENGGVTCISCAKKSGLISMNVSHESNGKDFPSFASAEHVGSVLERTNLKHLLHFQRIDPTHSSLQMKQEESLLPSSLDALRHKTERKELSAQPNLSISLGPTLMTSPFHDAAVDDRSKTNSIFQLAPRSRQLLPKPANSAPIAAGMEPSGSLVSQIHVARPPPEGRGKTQLLPRYWPRITDQELLQLSGHSNSKIIPLFEKVLSASDAGRIGRLVLPKACAEAYFPPISLPEGLPLKIQDIKGKEWVFQFRFWPNNNSRMYVLEGVTPCIQSMQLQAGDTVTFSRTEPEGKLVMGYRKATNSTATQMFKGSSEPNLNMFSNSLNPGCGDINWSKLEKSEDMAKDNLFLQSSLTSARKRVRNIGTKSKRLLIDSVDVLELKITWEEAQELLRPPQSTKPSIFTLENQDFEEYDEPPVFGKRTLFVSRQTGEQEQWVQCDACGKWRQLPVDILLPPKWSCSDNLLDPGRSSCSAPDELSPREQDTLVRQSKEFKRRRLASSNEKLNQSQDASALNSLGNAGITTTGEQGEITVAATTKHPRHRAGCSCIVCSQPPSGKGKHKPSCTCTVCEAVKRRFRTLMLRKRNKGEAGQASQQAQSQSECRDETEVESIPAVELAAGENIDLNSDPGASRVSMMRLLQAAAFPLEAYLKQKAISNTAGEQQSSDMVSTEHGSSSAAQETEKDTTNGAHDPVN from the exons ATGGAGTCAATAAAGGTTTGCATGAACGCACTGTGCGGAGCGGCCTCTACGTCGGGCGAGTGGAAAAAAGGCTGGCCTATGCGATCCGGTGATTTAGCTTCTCTCTGCGATAAGTGTGG GTGTGCATACGAGCAATCCATATTCTGTGAAGTGTTCCATGCCAAGGAATCTGGTTGGAGAGAGTGTAATTCATGTGACAAG CGTCTTCACTGTGGATGCATTGCTTCTAGATTTATGATGGAGCTTCTAGAGAATGGTGGTGTTACCTGTATAAGTTGCGCCAAGAAATCCGGACTAATTTCT ATGAATGTGAGCCATGAATCTAACGGTAAGGACTTCCCCTCATTTGCTTCAGCAGAGCATGTAGGCAGTGTTCTTGAGAGGACAAATCTCAAGCACTTGCTTCACTTTCAAAGAATCGACCCCActcattcttctcttcaaatgaaacaagaagaatcGCTGCTTCCTTCCAGCCTAGATGCTCTTAGACACAAAACTGAAAGGAAAGAATTGTCTGCACAGCCAAACTTGAGCATTTCACTTGGACCTACGCTTATGACAAGCCCATTTCATGATGCTGCTGTTGATGACAGAAGTAAGACTAATTCGATTTTCCAACTGGCCCCTCGGTCCAGGCAGCTGCTTCCAAAACCTGCAAATTCAGCTCCCATTGCTGCTGGCATGGAGCCTAGTGGGAGCCTGGTGTCACAGATTCATGTCGCTCGGCCTCCTCCAGAAGGTCGCGGGAAGACCCAATTGCTTCCCCGTTACTGGCCTAGGATTACTGACCAAGAGCTGCTGCAATTATCTGGACA CTCAAATTCCAAAATTATACCACTCTTTGAAAAAGTTCTGAGTGCGAGCGATGCGGGTCGTATTGGTCGACTGGTTCTTCCGAAAGCATGTGCAGAG GCATATTTCCCCCCTATATCTCTACCCGAGGGTCTCCCGTTAAAGATACAAGACATAAAAGGGAAAGAATGGGTGTTCCAGTTCAGGTTTTGGCCTAATAATAACAGCAGGATGTACGTTTTGGAGGGTGTGACTCCTTGCATACAGTCCATGCAGTTGCAAGCTGGTGACACTG TAACATTCAGCCGTACAGAACCTGAAGGAAAACTCGTAATGGGATACCGTAAAGCGACGAACTCTACAGCGACACAG ATGTTCAAGGGAAGCAGTGAACCCAATCTGAACATGTTTTCCAACAGCTTGAATCCGGGATGTGGTGACATCAATTGGTCTAAACTAGAGAAGTCTGAGGACATGGCAAAGGATAACTTATTTCTTCAGTCGTCCTTAACTTCTGCTAGGAAACGGGTTCGGAACATTGGGACTAAGAGCAAGCGTCTGCTCATTGATAGCGTAGATGTTCTGGAACTGAAAATAACTTGGGAGGAGGCACAGGAGCTGTTGCGGCCTCCCCAATCCACCAAACCCAGCATCTTTACGCTGGaaaatcaagattttgaagaatatGAC GAACCACCAGTTTTCGGGAAGAGGACCCTTTTTGTCTCACGTCAAACAGG GGAACAAGAGCAATGGGTGCAGTGTGATGCTTGTGGGAAATGGCGACAGCTGCCGGTGGATATTCTTCTTCCACCAAAGTGGTCGTGCTCTGATAATCTCTTGGATCCTGGCAG GTCTTCATGTTCCGCACCTGATGAACTCTCTCCAAGAGAACAGGATACACTTGTCCGGCAGAGCAAAG AGTTCAAAAGGAGGAGACTGGCATCATCAAACGAAAAGCTAAACCAGTCGCAGGATGCATCTGCTCTGAATAGTTTAGGAAATGCAGGCATCACCACAACCGGTGAACAGGGGGAAATCACGGTTGCAGCCACGACCAAGCATCCAAGACACCGGGCAGGGTGTTCGTGCATCGTCTGCAGCCAACCACCGAGCGGAAAAGGCAAACACAAGCCGTCATGCACTTGCACTGTGTGCGAGGCAGTGAAGAGACGATTCAGGACGCTCATGCTGCGGAAGCGGAACAAAGGAGAGGCAGGACAGGCAAGCCAGCAGGCGCAGTCACAGTCAGAGTGCAGGGACGAGACAGAAGTGGAGAGCATTCCAGCGGTTGAACTAGCCGCAGGGGAAAACATCGACTTGAACTCAGACCCGGGGGCTTCCCGAGTAAGCATGATGAGGCTTCTCCAAGCTGCAGCGTTTCCTCTGGAAGCATATCTGAAACAAAAGGCTATTTCCAATACAGCAGGAGAACAGCAAAGCAGTGATATGGTCAGCACAGAACACGGTTCGTCCTCAGCCGCACAAGAAACTGAGAAAGACACAACAAATGGAGCTCATGATCCTGTGAACTAA
- a CDS encoding uncharacterized protein (unknown protein; BEST Arabidopsis thaliana protein match is: unknown protein (TAIR:AT1G15800.1); Has 35333 Blast hits to 34131 proteins in 2444 species: Archae - 798; Bacteria - 22429; Metazoa - 974; Fungi - 991; Plants - 531; Viruses - 0; Other Eukaryotes - 9610 (source: NCBI BLink).), with protein sequence MKKVTSSKIPAKDDWVAVAITDDDLVVELLLRLKHAGTVVSDNPAVILPPLRWGIRQRRSRSSRFGGGGGVLVSLKKDVDSVRASPKTPLSWSGGSGSGGGSASPSADGFEDNSRQASCSTSTGSGSKVFPTNEITSCFSKRLKKRKSSFELKNEENLKLKERLDLEKVDFRCYSLFYYHGFHCILKKTQYFSTGDCKSPSNIR encoded by the exons ATGAAGAAGGTTACATCGTCTAAGATTCCGGCCAAGGATGATTGGGTGGCTGTAGCGATAACTGACGACGATTTGGTCGTTGAGCTTCTTTTACGGCTGAAGCATGCCGGAACGGTAGTGTCGGATAATCCGGCGGTGATTCTCCCTCCGTTGCGGTGGGGAATCCGTCAACGACGGTCTCGTTCCTCAAGATTTGGTGGCGGCGGCGGCGTTCTCGTTTCCTTGAAGAAAGATGTCGATTCCGTTAGAGCCAGTCCGAAGACTCCTCTCTCGTGGAGCGGCGGATCTGGAAGTGGTGGCGGCTCTGCTTCTCCTTCCGCCGATGGATTCGAGGATAACAGTCGCCAAGCTAGCTGCTCTACATCTACAGGATCTGGATCTAAG gttTTTCCCACAAACGAAATCACCAGTTGTTTCTccaagagattgaagaagaggaag TCATCTTTTGAGCTTAAAAATGAAGAGAACTTGAAGTTGAAGGAGAGACTTGACCTTGAAAAGGTAGATTTTCGTTGctattctctgttttattatCATGGTTTTCATTGTATTCTTAAAAAAACCCAATATTTTTCCACAGGAGATTGCAAGTCTCCGAGCAACATTCGATGA